The genomic DNA CCGAGAGCACTCGTGCTGACCACGGGCGAACAGGAGACTATCACCCACGTTGGTTGCAACCGATTCGGTTTCGACTCTACCGTCGACATCGAGACTCTTAGGAGCTTGTACCTTGTGAGTAGCTGCACCATGGGTTTTGTAGGGTAGTGTGGCAAGGTGGACGGACTTTTCCGCGTGCTTGCTTCCTTTGTAGTATCCGCCGATGTGTCCAAGGGGCTCTCTTGTGTCGCGCCTTGgtcattctttcttttgccCGAGGAGACTAGATACAATGAGAGCCGCAGACCCCTTGGAGCTTGCCCCCTTTTCCGGCTCGGTCTCGCTAGTGGACCGTGGATATCTGCGTGTCGCGTGTAAACTCGACCAtttttgctgctgctgtccaGCGAAGCATTGAAACGCTTCTCGTATTCGAGATACGTGATCGGTTCTCTTTGACCCCATCTCTTAGATTCGATACACTATGTAAAAAGGAATTAGATTTTACCGTTTTCGGCCAACGCGATCTTTATCTCGTAAATTGGGGGTGCCTGAAACTAATTCCTTGTTTACAGTCTCCCGCGTACATCAAGGAGGGCGGCGATGTCAAGGTCTCTCTTGACGCGCCCCAGAAGGATTTCTCCACCGAGACCACCTATGACCACAACACCAACACCATCCAGTACTCTACTGTCAACAAGTTCCCCCCCGTCAAGCTCCTCCCCAACCACGAGCGAAAGAGGATCTTGGGTAAGTGCCCGAGCGTATGTCGGGTAGATAAGACGCTGATggttgatggtgatgataaGTTACTGGTGGTGCCGGTTTCGTTGGTTCCCACTTGGTCGACCGACTCATGCTTCTCGGCCACGAGGTCACCGTCCTCGACAACTTCTTCACTGGTAGCAGGACTACCGTAAGTCTATCCGTTTTGAGTTGGTTCTTTTACATTGCAGCTGACAAAATCCAGGTCTCCCACTGGATTGGTCACCCCAACTTTGAGATGGTCCGACACGATGTCGTCGAGCCCTTCCTGATCGAGGTTGACCGTGAGTCTTGATTGTCTTGAGTCTCTGAAAATATCACTCAAGCTTCTTGCAGAGATCTACCACCTTGCCTGCCCTGCTTCCCCCCCTCACTACCAGATCAACGCCGTCAAGACTTTGAAGACTTCCTTTGAAGGTACCCTCAACATGCTCGGTCTCGCCAAGCGAACCGGTGCCCGATTCCTCATCACCTCTACCTCTGAGGTCTACGGTGACCCCGAGGAGCACCCCCAGCGAGAGGACTACTGGGGTCACGTCAACTGTATCGGTCCCCGAGCCTGTTACGATGAGGGCAAGCGTGTCGCTGAGACCTTGACCTATGGTTACCACCGAAAGGACGGAGTTGAAGTTCGTGTGGCCCGTATCTTCAACACGTTTGGTCCCCGAATGAACCCCTATGACGGCCGAGTTGTTTCCAACTTTATCATC from Cryptococcus neoformans var. neoformans JEC21 chromosome 7 sequence includes the following:
- a CDS encoding UDP-glucuronic acid decarboxylase Uxs1p; translation: MSSEKPETITHVGCNRFGFDSTVDIETLRSLYLSPAYIKEGGDVKVSLDAPQKDFSTETTYDHNTNTIQYSTVNKFPPVKLLPNHERKRILVTGGAGFVGSHLVDRLMLLGHEVTVLDNFFTGSRTTVSHWIGHPNFEMVRHDVVEPFLIEVDQIYHLACPASPPHYQINAVKTLKTSFEGTLNMLGLAKRTGARFLITSTSEVYGDPEEHPQREDYWGHVNCIGPRACYDEGKRVAETLTYGYHRKDGVEVRVARIFNTFGPRMNPYDGRVVSNFIIQALKGEDMTVYGDGSQTRSFQYVHDLIDGLILLMNGPDTRPVNIGNGDEFTILEFAEAVRDIVEKVQKEEGNPLAKRVNIIHKEIPIDDPQRRRPDTTRAKESLQWQPRWNVRQGVEEMVRYYSARIREGAI